TCGCCTCGGCGATGGCGCGCAGCAGCTCGCGCGCCGGCATGGTCTCGCACACCTGGCCGTCGAGCACGAAGCGCGTCTGCCACGGCTTGTTCTCGACCGCCGCCTGCATGAACTCGTCGGTCGCCCGGACCGAGTTGTTGGCGTTCTGGAAGAAGACCGAGCCGTAGGCCGGCCCGTCGAGCGAGGCGTCGTAGCCCGCGTCGATCAGCGCCCAGGCCTTCTTCTCCTCCTCCTCCTTGCAGCGCACGAACTCCATCACGTCGGGGTGGTCGGCGTTGATGATCACCATCTTCGCCGCCCGGCGGGTCTTGCCGCCCGACTTGATGACGCCCGCCGATGCGTCGGCGGCGCGCATGAAGGACACCGGACCCGACGCCGTGCCGCCACCCGCCAGGCGCTCCCTCGAGGAGCGGATGCGCGACAGGTTGACTCCCGCGCCGGATCCGCCCTTGAAGATGATCCCCTCGTTCCGGTACCAGCCGAGGATCGATTCCATGGTGTCCTCGACCGACAGGATGAAGCAGGCCGAGCACTGCGGGTGGGCCTCGATGCCGACGTTGAACCAGACCGGGCTGTTGAACGAGGCCTTCTGCTCCAGGAGCAGGTGCGTGAGCTCGTCGGCGAAGATCTCGGCGTCCGCCGGCGTGGCGAAGTATCCCTGCGCCTCGCCCCAGCCGCGGATGGTTCGCACGACGCGGCCGATCATCTGGCGCACGCTGCTCTCGCGCTCCGGGCTGCCGATGGCGCCGCGGAAGTACTTCGACACGACGACGTTGGTGGCCAACTGCGACCAGGCGGCGGGGATCTCGACGTCGTGCTGCTCGAAGACCACCCGCCCCTTCTCATCCTGGATGACGGCGCTGCGCCGCTCCCAGGCGACGGCGTCGAAGGGCGCGACGTCGGGGCTGGTGAAGTGGCGCTGGAACCGCAGCCCCTCGCGCGCCGGCGCCGCTGCCACCGTCTCCGTCCCTGCCGCCGTTTCTCGCTTGGCCGCCCGCTCAGCCATCGGACCCTCTCCCCCTCACCTGCCCGGCCGCACCCGGGATCTCGTCTCGCTTCGTGTCGTGGCGACGCGTCATACCACAAGATCTAGCGGGGTCAAGTTTTTTCTTCCACTAGGGATGGGCTCGCCCGCCGACGAGATCGGTCGATGACGCGGCCGCGCAATCGCCCCGACCGCGTCGCTGACGCGCTGCGTCAGGTGGTGCAACGGATCGATCCCGAGCGCCGGCTGGCCGCCTATCGGCTGTGGACGTTCTGGGCCGACGAGGTCGGACCGGCGGTCGCGGCGCGCGCCGAGCCGGCGTCGTATCGCGACGGCGTGCTCTCCGTGCGGGTCGCCGGCGCGGCCTGGATGCAGGAGCTGCAGTTCATGAAGGAGGAGCTGCGGCGGCGCTTGAACCAGCGGCTCGGCGCCGACCTGATCCGCGACATCTACTTCGTGTCCGGCCCGGCGCCGCGCCGCGCCACCCCCCGGCCGGCGCCTGCGGGACCACCGCGCGCGATCGAAGCGCCGATCGCGCTGCCCGAGGTGAGCGACCCCGCGCTCGCCGCCGTGCTGGCGCGCCTCGCCGACGCGGCTCGCACGCGCGGCCGTCGCTGACCCGGCCATCCCGGCGGGCGCCGGCCGGGCGCCGCCGCCGCGGGCGCCGGGCTCAGCCGCCCGGCGGCGCCTCCGGATCGCCGGGCGCCTGCACCAGCTCGATGAGCGTCCCGTCCGGGTCGGCGACGAACACCGCGGCGGCGCCGAATTCCGGGATCTCGATCAGCGTCTCGTCGAGCACCCGGCCGCCGAGGGCGCGCAGCGCCGGCAGGGTCGCGCGCAGATCGTCGACGCGCAACGAGAGGTGGGTGAGGCCGCGACCGTTCATCGGCCGCGGCGCGCCATCGCCGAGCGCGCCGGGCACGACGTAGTGCAACAGCTCGATGCGGGTGCCGTCACGTTCGAGGTACACCGCTTCGAGGTCCACGTCGGCCAGGCGCAGGAGGGTGGTCGACGGCGGTCCGCAGACGCGCAGCTCCGACCGGTGCCGAAAGCCGAGGCCGTCGCGATAGAAGGCGGTGGCGCGCGCCAGGTCGCTGACGCAGACGCCGATGTGGGTCATCCGCAGGATCGCCATCGTGCTCCTCAAGCGGTCAGGATTCGCCGTCGCGCCGCTTGCTCACCCGCACCGCGCCGCTCGCCGGGTCGAGCGACACCGCGGCACGCCCCTCGAGCAGCGCCATCAGCGCGTCGCCGGCGATGGCGTGGCGCCAGCCCTGCATGATCGGCAGCTCGGCCGCGGCGCCGGCGGCGTGGCGTTGCACCAGCAGTTGCAGGTCGGCGTTGGTCGCCAGCAGGGTGGGCGCGATCCCGGCCTCCTCGGCACGCAACCGCAGCACCGCCTGCAACAGCTCGACGACGCCGGTGGCGGGGGTGGCGGTCGGCGGAGGCGGCGGCTGCGGCCAGGTGTCCTTCGGGGTATCGAGCGCGGCGGCGATCCGCACCACCACGTCGGCGGCCTGCCGCTCGAGGTCGCGCGAGTGCACCGCGCGCAGGCCGCGCAGGCCGTCGACGGTGATCGGCGCCTTGCGCGCGATCTCCACCAGCGCCTCGTCGCGGACGATGCTGGCGCGCGGCTTGTTGCGCGTCCTGGCGATCTCCTCGCGCCACTCCGCCAGCGCCTTCAGCACCACCAGGCCGCGCGCCCGCAGCGAACCGCGGCCGCGCACCCGCAGCCACGCGTCGCCGGGCTCCATCGGAATGCTGCGCACCGTGCGCTCCAACCGCCGGCACTCCTCGACCGCCCATGCCCAGCGGCCGAGCTCGCTCAGGCGCGCCTTCAACGCGTCGCAGGCCGGCAGCAGGTAGCGGACGTCGTCCACCGCGTACGCGAGCTGCGCCTTGGTGAGCGGCCGCCGCGACCAGTCGGTGAGCGTCTCGCTCTTGTCGACGCTGACGCCGAGCAGCCGTTCCACGAGTTGCGCGTAGCCGACCTGCGCCCCGTAACCGCCGAGCGCGGCCGCCACCTGCGTATCGAGGATCGGCGTCGGCGCGCTCCCCGTCAGGCTGTGGAAGAGATCGAGGTCCTGCTGACCGGCGTGGAACACCTTCTCGACGCCGGGCGCCGCGAGCACCTCGAAGAACGGCGCCAGCGACGCCACCGCCCGGCAGTCGATCAACGCCACCTCGTCGGCAGTCGCGACCTGGATGAGCTCCAGCGCCGGCACATAGGTCCGCTCGCCGACGAATTCGGTATCGAGCGCGAACCGCGGCGCCGCCGCGAGATGGGCGCAGACGCGCCGCAGCGCCGCGTCGTCGTCCACATACGTCACCGGGAGGTCGTACGCCGCCCCGCGTCCACTGTTCATCCGCCCTGCCCCCCTGTGCTCCCGGCCGTCGCCCGCGGTCACGCGACGGACCCGACGCAGCCGAGCGCCAGCGCGAAGGCGGCGTCCGGCGACTCGTCCCAGCGCGCGAGGCGGAACCCGCTCCGCGCCAGCAGCCCCTCGACGCCGGGGCGCGTGAACTTGCGGCTGCACTCGGTGTGGATCGTCTCCCCGGCGGTGAACTCCACCACCAGGTCGAGCGCCGCGATCGACACCGCGTGCGCCTCGCGCGCCCGCAGGTGCATTTCGACCTGCGCCGCGTCGGCATTGAAGAACGCCACGTGATCGAAGCGGTCGGGGCGGAAATCGGCGCCGAGCTCGCGATTCAGCACCCGCAGGATGTTGCGGTTGAACTCCGCCGTGAGCCCGGCCGCGTCGTCGTACGCGGCCTCGAGCGTCGCCGCCGCCTTGACCAGATCCACCCCGAGCAACAGCGCGTCGCCCGGCTGCAGGCGCGCCGCGATCGAGCCCAACAGGCGCTCGTCGTGCGGCGGCTCGAAATTGCCGATCGAGCTGCCGAGATACGCCACCAGGCGGCGGCCGCGCGGCAGCGACGGCAGTCCGTCCTCGAAATCCGCCACCAGGCCGTGCACGCGCAGGCGCGGATAGGCGGCGCGCAACGCGCTCGCGCTCTGCCGCAGGATGCCGCCGCTGACGTCGATCGGCACGTACACCGGCCGCGCCTGATCGCGCTGCAGCGCATCGAGCAGGACGCGCGTCTTGCGCGAGGCGCCGCTGCCGAGCTCGATCAGATGCGACGGCGCCACCATCGCGATGATCGCGCCCGCCACGCGCCGCAGCAGCGCGTGCTCGGTTCGCGTCAGATAGTACTCCGGCAGATCGCAGATGGCGTCGAACAGTTGCGAGCCGCGATCGTCGTAAAAGTACTTCGGCGGCAGCCGCTTCGGGCGCCCCACGAGGCCGCGGCGCACGTCGTGCGCGAGGCGTTCGCGAAGGACGTGCGGCGCCCGGTGCTGCTCGATGTGCAGGAGGGGATCGACGGCGCTGGGGCCGGGGCTCGCGGACGTCATCGCGCTCGTCGTCAGCGACGTCGGGCCCCGCGCCGTGGCGGTTGCGAGCCCGTCGCCGGGACGTTCACGTTTTGCAACACAGGGCTGGCGGCTTGTCAACGCGGGGCCGCACCTTCCATGAGCGCGCGGCGCGGCGGACGCGCGCCCGCCGCGCCCGAGCGTTCCGTTGCAGGCGCACCGTCCATCCAGTATCGCGCCCGACAGTGGCGACCATCGACATCGAGGAGGTGCGCAAGGTCTATCCCGGCGGCCACGTCGCCCTGCACGAGGTCTCGCTGCGCATTGCCGGCGGCACGACGCTGGCCCTCCTCGGCCCCTCCGGCGGCGGCAAGACGACGCTGCTGAAGCTGATCAATCGCCTGCTCGAACCGAGCAGCGGGCGGGTGCGGATCGATGGCGCGGACGCCGCCGCGCTCGACCCCGTCCTGCTCCGCCGGCGCATCGGCTACGTCGTCCAGGACGCCGGCCTGTTTCCGCACCTGACGGCGGCCGCCAACGCCGCCATCGTGCCGCGCCTGCTCGGCTGGCCGGCTCCGCGCCGCCGCGCCCGGGTGCGCGAGTTGTTCGCCCTCCTCGGCCTCGACGACGCGCTCGCCAACCGCTACCCGGCGCAGCTCAGCGGTGGCCAGCGCCAGCGCGTCGGCCTGGCGCGGGCGCTCGCCGCCGACCCCGCCATCCTGCTGATGGACGAGCCGTTCGGAGCGCTCGATCCACTCATCCGCGTCCGCCTGCAGGACGAGTTCCGCGCCCTGCAGGCGCGGCTCGCCAAGACGGTGGTGCTGGTCACCCACGATGTCGACGAGGCGTTCCGCCTCGCCGATGCCGTCGCCGTGCTCGACGACGGCCGTCTGGTCCAGCTCGGCACGCCCTCGGCGATCCGGCGCGCGCCGGCGTCGCCGTTCGTCGCCGCCTTCGTCACCCGTCGCGACGCCGCGCCGCCATGAGCCGCGCCCTGCTGCTGCTCGCCGCCGCGCTGAGCGCGGCGCCGGCGCGCGCCAGCGCCGCGGACCCGCCGCGGGTCGTGGTCGGCGCCAAGAAGTTCACCGAGAGCGCCATCCTCGGCGAGCTCATGGCCCAGGTGCTGGAAACCCACGCCGGCGCCGTGGTCGAGCGCCGCTTCAACCTCGCCGGCACCCAGGTCTGCTACGACGGCCTGCGCAGCGGCGCCATCGACGTCTACGCGGAGTACACCGGCACCGCCCTGCGCAGCATCCTCGGCGCCGCCGACGCGCCCACCACCGCGGCGGCGGTGTTCGCCGAGGTCAGCGAGGCCTTCCGCAGCCGCGAGGGGCTCGTCTGGCTGGCCCCGTTCGGGTTCGACAACACGTACGTGCTGCTGATGCGGCCGGCGCGCGCCGCCGCGCTCGGCATCGCCACGGCCAGCGATCTCGCCGCCCATCCGCTGCGCTACGGCCTGTCGCACGAGTTCCTCGCCCGCCCCGATGGCATGCCCGGGCTGCGCGCCGCCTACCGCCTCGACGAGGCCCGCACCGTCGGGATGGAGCACGACCTCGCCTACCAGGCGCTGGCGAACGGCGACATCGACGTCGCCGACGGGTACGCCACCGACGCCAAGATCGCCGCCCTGGCCCTGCTGCCGCTGGCCGACGACCGCGCCTTCTTCCCGCCCTATCAGGCGGCGCCGTTCGCGCGCGCCGATCTCCTCGCCCGCGTCCCGGACGCCGAGGCCGCGCTGCGCCTGCTCGCCGGCCGCATCGACGCCGCGACCATGCGCCGCCTCAACGCCGCCGTCGAGATCGAGCGCCGCGCTCCGGAGGAGGTGGCCGCCGCCTTCCTGCGCGAGCTCGGGCTGGGAACGCGCGAGGTGGCGCCGACGCGCCGCGCCACGACGCTGGCCGGCGTGCTCTGGGAGCGACGCGCCATCACCGCCCGGCTCACCGCCCAGCACCTGCTGCTCACCGGCACGGCGCTGCTCGGCGCCGTGCTGATCGGCCTGCCGCTCGGCATCGTCGCCTCGCGGCGGCCGCTGCTCGCCGGGCTGGCACTGGCGAGCGCCGGCATCCTGCAGACCATCCCGTCGATCGCGCTGCTCGCCTTCATGCTGCCGCTGTTCGGCATCGGCACCGCGCCCGCGATCGCGGCGCTGTTCCTCTACGGGCTGCTGCCGATCCTCCGCAACACGGTCGCCGGGCTGCGCAGCGTCGATCCGCTGCTCATCGAGGTCGGACGCGGCGTCGGCATGCGGCCGCGCGACCTGCTGTGGCGCGTCGAGCTGCCGCTCGCGGCGCCGGTGGTCCTCGCCGGCATCCGCACCGCCGCCGTCATCAGCGTCGGCACCGCCACCCTCGCCGCCTTCATCGGCGCCGGCGGCCTCGGCGACCCCATCGTCACCGGCCTGTCGGTGACCGACGTCAACCTGGTGCTGAGCGGCGCACTGCCCGCGGCGCTGCTGGCGATCGCCGTCGACCTCGGGCTGCACGCGGTCGAGCGGCTCGCGACGCCGAGAGGCCTGCGGATCAAGGGCGCGTAGCGCCTTGCGGCGCCGCGCTGCTGGAGTTGCAGGTTGGTGCGCGCTCAGGCGCGCAAGCCGTCACCCGGCCTTGCCCAAGAATTCGCTGCTCCCGCGAGGCAGCCCCAGGTTGTTATTGAGTCTCGCAGAATATAGTGACGGGATCTAGAACAGCTCCGCTTGCTGCCAGAAGGCGGTCACCAGCGTGGGGCGGCGCTGCATTCGGCGCAAGGCGCGGCGCGCCACGGTGGTGAGCTGCGAGAAGTCCTTCGGACAGAAGTTGGGCAGCTCATGCTTCTTCCAGTACCCCCAGATGTATTCCACGGGGTTCAGCTCCGGCGCGTAGGCGGGCAGGTACTCCAGGTGAATCGCGCCGCGCTGGCGAGCGATGAAGTCCTTCACCAGTCGACTGCGGTGCTGCCGCAGCCCATCCCAGATGATGAGCAGCTTGCCGGGGAGGGCCCGTTGGAGACGGCCCAAGAAGTCGACGATCTCCGGACTCTTGATCGTGCCGGGGTACAGCCGGAAGTAGAACTGCCACCACGTTACGCCCGCGATCGCCGAGAGCGTCTTCCAGTGGAAGTGATACTGGAGGACCGGGGTCTGCCCCCGCGGCGCCCATGTCCGACAGCGGTGCGGGCGCTCACTGAGTCCGCTTTCATCGATGAAGACGATGGTGCGCCGCTCGCGGCGGGCTTTTTTTTAAGGGCGGGCCAGTGCTCGCGTTTCCACCAGCGGATACGGGCTTCGTCGCGCTCCAGGGCGCGCCCGGTCGGCCGCTGGCAGCTCCACCCGAGCTGCCGGAGCAAGCGCCAGACGTGGCCGGGATGGAAGCGCTCCGCGAACTCCTGCTCGATCAGCTCCGCGACGCGCCCGGTGGTCCACAACCCGGTGGGGTATCCGAGCGCTTCCGGGCCGCGCTGCAGGGCGCGTTCGAGCTGGCGGCGTTGCGAGGCGGTCAGGCGCGGTGGGCGCCCCGCGCGCCCCGCCTTCTTCAGCCCGGCCCGCCCGTGGGTCGCCAACTGCTGCACCCAGCGACTCACCGACTGGCGATGGACGCCCACCCGCCGCGCCACCTCGGCCGGTTTCACCCCGGCCTTCAGTAACCGCGCGGCCTCCAGTCGCCGCCGTTCCAACTCATCAAAATCCCGCTTCACCCCCGCCGGATTTCCCATGGATCGTCGTGTATCACATCCGCCGCTCAATGTCACTATATTTTACGATACTCAATAGGTTGCTAGGTTGTTAGGCCTGAACGGCCTCTGAGACTAACAACCTAACAACTAACAACCTAGCAACCTTTCTTGGGCAAAGCCCCGTCACCCGTCACCCCCTACCCCCCGGACCCCGCGTCTGCACCGGCGTCGCATCTCAGGAATTGTTCTCCACCCGTCCGATCGCGGCGAGGAACTTCTCGTGCACGATCTCGCAGGCGAGACGGTAGAGCTGCTCGCGATCCTTGTGCTGGGCGAGGAAGCCGAGCGGGATCTGGAAGGCGCCCTTGTTGCGCAGGTTGCCGCCACCGTACGGCGCGCCCCGTTCCTCGTCGACGCCGAAGGCGCGCTTGAGGAAGGCGTCGGGATTGATGGTGTCGCCGCGCGTCCGCAGCGAGCCCTCGATCGCCTTGCCGTCGACGATGCCGAACACCAGCACGGTGTCGATGCCGGCCCGGGTCAGCAGGAAGTCGGCCGCCTGGGGAATGCCGTCGCGGTGCTCCTTGCGGACGAAGCCGACGTCGCTGACGAGGAAATTGTCGTAGGTCTTCCGCCGCTCCAGCGCCGCCTGGATCATGTCCATCACCGCCGGGCTCACCGATTGCGCCGAGATCTTGCGCAGCAGCCCCTGATCGACGGCCGACGAGACGAACGCGGCGGCGAGGAAGTCGGCGCGCGAGGCTTCGAGCATGAGCCGGGTGTCGGTGCGGATGCCGTGCATCAGCGCCGTCGCCAGCTTGATGTGCTCGGGATCGTCGGGGTCGAGACCGTCGGGGTGGGCACCGCGCAGGTACTCGCACATGATCGCCGCCGTCGACCCGACCTCCTCGCGAACGTCGGTGAACTCGGCGACCGTCTCCTCGATCCGTTTGTGATGATCGACGCAGGCGACGAAGCGCTTGCCGGCGAGCGCCTCGACGATCGCCGGATCGATTCGCTGCGTGTCGACCAGGGCGTAGCCGGCGTACGCGGCGAGATCGCACCGCCCGTCGTACAGCCAGAGGTCGAGGTCGAGCTGGGTGACCAGGGCCTGGTTCTCCTGGTGGCTGACCTCGTGGAACGAGAGCAGCCGCGATTCGACGCCGTGCAGGCGCGCCAGGTGCTGCAGCGCCAGGCCGGAGGCGATGTTGTCGGGGTCCGGGTAGCCGGCGAGCAGGATCACCAGGCGCTCGCCGCGGTGCCGCTCGAGCACCCCGGCGAGCTCGGCCCACTTGCTGGCGAGATCGCCTTCGGCGCGGCGGACGGGCCGCAGGCGCGGTTCGGGCAGCGGCTCGACTGAACGATCAGCCATGCATCCTCCACTCACCCCGTCGTGCGACGTGGGTGGTTCGTCCCGCCCGGCCGCCCGCGCATCGGGAGCGCAGACGGCCGGCGCGACCTTGTGGAGGGTCGTCGGCTGGATCGTCCCCGATGATGAGCTCTGGCATACGGTGCGGGCTGTGGACGCCGCGGGCGTCCGGGTACGGTGACGGCGCGAGGCTAGCACCGCCCTTCCGGGCTGCCAATGGAGGGGAGCGGGCGCCACCCGCGCAGCAGCCTCTGAAGCCGCGCTAATGCCGTCGCCCGGCGGCCGCTCATCCGTTGTCCGCCGCGATCACCGCCGTGCCGCCCATGTAGGGCCGCAGGACCAGCGGCACCTGCACGCTGCCGTCCGCCTGCTGGTAGGTCTCGAGAACGGCGATCATCACCCGCGGCAGGGCCAGGCCGGAGCCGTTCAGGGTGTGCAGCAACTCGGGCTTGGCGCCGGGCGCCGGCCGGTAGCGGATGTTGGCGCGCCGCGCCTGGTAGTCGCGGAAGTTCGAGCACGACGACACCTCCAGCCACTCGCCGCAGCCGGGCGCCCAGACCTCGACGTCGTACTTCATCGCCGCCGCGTAGCTGAGATCGCCGGTGCACATCTGCACGACGCGATGCCGCAGGCCGAGCCGCCGGCAGACGTCCTCGGCGTCGTCGAGCAGCGACAACAGCTCGGCGTCGGAGGTCTCGGGGGCGACGAACTTCACCATCTCGACCTTGTCGAACTGGTGTCCGCGCTTGATGCCGCGGACGTCGCGCCCCGCCGACATCTTCTCGCGCCGGAAGCACGGCGTGTAGGCGACGTGGCGGATCGGCAGCCGGCCCGGCTCGAGGATCTCGTCGCGATAGAGGTTGGTCACCGGCACCTCGGCGGTGGGGACGAACCAGAAGTCCTCCTCGACGTCGCGGTACATCGTGTCGCCGAACTTCGGCAACTGCCCGGTGCCGATCGCGCACTCGGTGCGCACCATCGCCGGCGGGTACACCTCGCGATAGCCGTGCGCCGTCGTGTGCAGGTCGACCATCCAGTTGATCAGCGCCCGCTGCAGGCGCGCCCCGGCGCCGAGCAGCACGTAGAAGCGCGAACCGGCGATCTTCACCCCGCGCTCGAAGTCGACGATGCCGAGGGCCGGGCCGAGATCCCAGTGCGGCTGCGGCGCGAAGGCGAACGCCGGCGCGTCGCCGACCTCGCGCACGACGCGGTTGGCGCTCTCATCGGGACCCACCGGCACGTCCGGGTGCGGCAGGTTCGGCAGCTCGAACAGGGCCGCGGTGAACGCCGCTTCGGCGGCCGCCACCTGCTGCTCGACCTCGCCGATGCGGTCGCCGAGGGCGCGCATCTCGGCCACCACCCGCTCGCGCTCCGCCGGCGGCAGTGTGCCGACGCTCTTCGAGGTCGCGGCACGCGTCGCCCGCATCTGCTCCGCTTCGGTGATCAGCTTGCGGCGCCGCGCATCGGCGGCGAGGACGGCGTCGACCAGCTCGGGCGCGGTGCCCACCGTCGCCAGCGCGCGTTTCACCTCGTCCGGCCGCTCGCGGATCATCTTGATGTCGAGCATGCGCTGCCGGGTAGCACGCGCCCGGAGCCGGGGCCAGCCGCCCGGTTCGCCGCCCGGTTCGCCGTCCGTTTCGACGGCAATGCGCGCCGCGCCGCGGGCGCGACCAGCCCCTCCCGCCATCACCCGTCGTCACCGCCGAAAGCGCCGCGCACCAGCTCGCAGCGCGGCGCGGCGCCGTCGAGCCAGACGCCGACGAGGTCGAAGCGCAGCGGGCGACCGGACAGGCGATGGCGGCTCAGGTAGTCGGTCGCGGCGCTGACGATGCGGCGCTGCTGCGAGGCCGTCACGGCATCGAGCGGGCTGAGCAGCGGGCGGCGGCGCGTCTTCACCTCGACGAAGACGACGACCCGGCGGTCGAGGGCGACGAGGTCGATCTCGCCGGCGGCGCAGCGATAGTTGCGCGCCAGGATCACGTATCCGGCGCGGCGCAGCCACCGCTCGGCCGCATCCTGGCCGGCGCGCCCCGCGGTCTGCCGCTCGCGGGTCATCGTTCACAGCTCCCAGTCGATCGGGCGGTCGGGCTCGTAGACGCAGTACGTGCCGGTCTTGATGGCGTTCACGAGGTGGCGCCACAGCGGCTCGTCGTGGCGGCGGATGGCGCGCAACGCGCCGGCGACGCAGTTGCGCACGTTGACCCGCGCCCGCTCCTGCGCCGAGGTGGCGCCGCGCGTTCCATGGCGGCCGGCCGCGAGCTGGCGCGCCAGCATGTCGATCTCCCGCTGCGCCTGCTCGATCCGGCCGGGGTCGTTGTCGCGCTCCGCCGCCGCCTGCTCGGCGAGCAGCTCGCGCCAGCGGGCGCGATAGTCCAGGCGGGCGCGCCGGTCGAGCTCCGACTCGGTGCGCGCCGCCGCCACCACGCGCAGTCCGTGCTCGTCGAGCTCGCGCGCCGACAGGCCGGCGGCGCCGCCGCCCTCGGGGCGCATCAGCTCGACCACGTAGATCGGCCGGTGCGGCCGGCGCAGCAGCTCGACGATGTACTCGAAGCCGCGCCGGCCGCGCACGCGCGCCAGCCGCCCGGGCGACGCCAGGGTCCAGTAGTCGCCCTCGCGGCGGAAGACGAAGCCGCGGCGCGCCGGCGCGACGGGGGCCGCCGGAGCCGCGGCCGCCGGCGGGTTCTCGGGCAACTGCAGGCTGGCCAGCAGCGCCACCAGCAGCCGGTGCGCGCGCGCCGCGTCGCCGGCGGCGCCGCGCGCCAGCAGCACCCGCGCGTAGGCGAGCTGCGTGCGCGCCACCTCGACGGCGGCGCCGATCGTCGTCGCGGCGCGCAGGGCATCCTCGAGGTGCGCCGCCGCCACATCCGCCCGGCCGGCGGTCCCGGCCAGCAGCCCGAGATAGAGCGCCGCCGTGCCCGGCCAGAATCCGGACGGCGGCTCGGCGCCGCGGCGCGCGAACCCGGCGAGCAGGGCGTAGAGCCCGTCCGCGGCGCCGGCGTCGCCGCGGGCGACGCAGCGCTCGCACAGGATCCACACCTCGCCGAGCCGGAACACCTCCTCCGGCAGCTCGCCCAGGCGGCGCGAGCCGAGGAAGGCCCGCGCCCGATCGATGGCCGCCTCGGCGCTCGGCAGCGGAGCGCCAGCCGCCCCGTCGCAACATCCGTCGACGCTGTTCATGCCGCCTCCTTCCTGGTGGATGCCCACGCGCCAGCTAGCCGCGCCGCGCCGCGCGGCACAATGAGCGGGTCGACTCGATGCCCGCCGCTCGATGCCGCTCCTCGCTGCGCGGCGTGCACCGCCCGCCAGCGGCGGCCGCTGTGACCCGCCACTGACTGCGTTGCAGCTACCCATTGATGTGTCTTGACTGTCGGAATTTGGCGGACGTATCGGCGACGCAGGTGGAGGGAGACCGATGTTTCGCTATCTCATCCTCGGCATGCTCCGCGCCGGCAGCCGCCAGCACGGCTATGCGTTGGTCAAGGCGTACCGCGAGCGATCCGGGGTCGACGTCAGCACCGGCAACTTCTATCGCGAGCTGCAGCGACTGGTGCTCGACGGCCTGATCCGCAGCGCCGACAACCCGCCCGACGCCGACGCGCGGCGGACCCCGTACGAGATCACGCCGCTCGGCATCACCGTCTTCGACGAGTGGCTGACGGCGCACGACGCCGCCGCCGGCGGCTGGGCCGAGGACGAGATCTCCGCCCGCCTGCTGTTCGCCGACGAGGCCGACCCGCCGATCATGCTGAAGGTCCTCGACCGCCTGCAGGAGAACGTCTGGTTCTACGGCAAGAGCCTCGAACGCGCGCGCCGGCAGGCGATCGCCGAGGCCGACGCCGCCGATGCGCCGGCGGCCTTCCGCGTCCTGCCGCTGCTGCTCGGCCGGC
The genomic region above belongs to bacterium and contains:
- the serS gene encoding serine--tRNA ligase encodes the protein MLDIKMIRERPDEVKRALATVGTAPELVDAVLAADARRRKLITEAEQMRATRAATSKSVGTLPPAERERVVAEMRALGDRIGEVEQQVAAAEAAFTAALFELPNLPHPDVPVGPDESANRVVREVGDAPAFAFAPQPHWDLGPALGIVDFERGVKIAGSRFYVLLGAGARLQRALINWMVDLHTTAHGYREVYPPAMVRTECAIGTGQLPKFGDTMYRDVEEDFWFVPTAEVPVTNLYRDEILEPGRLPIRHVAYTPCFRREKMSAGRDVRGIKRGHQFDKVEMVKFVAPETSDAELLSLLDDAEDVCRRLGLRHRVVQMCTGDLSYAAAMKYDVEVWAPGCGEWLEVSSCSNFRDYQARRANIRYRPAPGAKPELLHTLNGSGLALPRVMIAVLETYQQADGSVQVPLVLRPYMGGTAVIAADNG
- a CDS encoding YraN family protein encodes the protein MTRERQTAGRAGQDAAERWLRRAGYVILARNYRCAAGEIDLVALDRRVVVFVEVKTRRRPLLSPLDAVTASQQRRIVSAATDYLSRHRLSGRPLRFDLVGVWLDGAAPRCELVRGAFGGDDG
- a CDS encoding PadR family transcriptional regulator; its protein translation is MFRYLILGMLRAGSRQHGYALVKAYRERSGVDVSTGNFYRELQRLVLDGLIRSADNPPDADARRTPYEITPLGITVFDEWLTAHDAAAGGWAEDEISARLLFADEADPPIMLKVLDRLQENVWFYGKSLERARRQAIAEADAADAPAAFRVLPLLLGRRLKHVAADIEFLGELRTRYQAFLDDAAAPMVAESASEPARALRAAARRRR